A single window of Pontibacillus chungwhensis DNA harbors:
- a CDS encoding NADP-dependent glyceraldehyde-3-phosphate dehydrogenase, which yields MIKTLLNGEWNVSESKATVDIYSPSNKELVGSVPSLSQEELNTSIETTAKAQTEWAERSVQERGEILNKWADLLEERKEEIGTAIMKEVAKNKKSSVSEVERTVDYIRHTVEDAYRLNGEVKRGDGFKGGSRSKVGLAEKAPLGTILAIGPFNYPVNLSASKIAPALVQGNSVVFKPATQGAISGIKMVEALIDAGLPKELITVATGRGSVIGDFLVQHPKVDMISFTGGTATGRHIAQLSSMVPLVLELGGKDPAIVLEDADLDKAAKEIVAGAYSYSGQRCTAIKRVLVQDEVADELVDRIAHKVKSLSVGMPEDNKDVTPLIDDKSADYVQSLIDDAKDQGATVISGDTREGNLLHPTLLDHVSTDMRVAWEEPFGPVLPIIRVSSQSEAIQIANESEYGLQASIFTKNIDNAMSIADKLEVGTVQLNGKTSRGPDHFPFLGVKASGLGVQGIRESLLSVVRDKVTVINM from the coding sequence ATGATTAAAACACTTCTAAACGGAGAATGGAATGTAAGCGAGTCAAAAGCGACAGTAGATATTTATTCTCCTTCTAATAAAGAACTTGTCGGGAGCGTACCTTCCTTATCTCAGGAAGAATTAAATACTTCGATTGAAACAACAGCTAAGGCTCAAACTGAATGGGCTGAACGTTCTGTGCAAGAACGTGGAGAAATCCTTAATAAATGGGCTGATCTTCTAGAAGAACGAAAAGAAGAAATTGGTACAGCAATTATGAAAGAAGTTGCAAAAAACAAAAAATCTTCTGTTTCTGAAGTAGAGCGTACTGTAGACTATATCCGTCACACAGTCGAAGATGCTTATCGATTAAATGGTGAAGTGAAGCGCGGAGATGGCTTCAAAGGAGGCTCACGCTCTAAAGTTGGTTTAGCTGAAAAAGCACCGCTTGGAACAATCTTAGCTATTGGACCATTCAATTACCCAGTTAACCTTTCAGCTTCTAAAATTGCACCAGCCCTTGTTCAAGGTAATAGCGTTGTGTTTAAACCAGCCACTCAAGGTGCGATTAGCGGTATAAAAATGGTAGAAGCTCTAATTGATGCTGGCCTTCCTAAAGAACTTATAACCGTAGCAACAGGACGTGGCTCTGTGATCGGTGACTTCCTTGTTCAACACCCTAAAGTAGATATGATTTCTTTCACAGGTGGAACAGCTACAGGTCGTCACATCGCTCAACTATCCTCAATGGTACCTTTAGTACTTGAACTAGGCGGTAAGGACCCTGCGATTGTCCTTGAAGATGCAGACCTAGATAAAGCTGCAAAAGAGATTGTAGCCGGAGCATACAGTTACTCTGGTCAACGTTGTACAGCGATTAAACGTGTACTTGTTCAAGATGAAGTAGCTGATGAGCTAGTAGATCGTATCGCTCATAAAGTGAAGAGCCTGTCTGTAGGTATGCCAGAAGATAATAAAGATGTGACCCCTTTAATCGATGATAAGAGCGCTGATTACGTACAAAGTCTTATTGATGATGCGAAAGATCAAGGTGCGACAGTTATTTCTGGTGACACACGTGAAGGTAATCTTCTTCACCCAACTCTTCTTGATCATGTATCAACAGATATGCGTGTAGCATGGGAGGAACCATTTGGTCCTGTTCTTCCAATTATCCGCGTTTCTAGTCAGTCTGAAGCTATTCAAATCGCTAATGAATCTGAGTATGGTTTACAGGCGAGTATCTTTACGAAGAATATCGACAACGCGATGAGCATCGCTGATAAACTAGAAGTTGGAACAGTTCAGCTAAACGGTAAAACATCCCGTGGACCAGACCACTTCCCATTCTTAGGTGTGAAAGCCTCTGGTCTTGGTGTACAAGGCATCCGTGAGAGCCTTCTTTCCGTTGTACGTGACAAAGTTACTGTTATCAACATGTAA
- a CDS encoding SDR family oxidoreductase: MNRDNLMQDGPRKQEQQRQPGFESQMNPSPLQADEDYQSGNKLKGKVALITGGDSGIGRSVAIGYAKEGAHVAISYLDEHEDAEETKKKVEAEGTKALLLPGDVGDDATCRDIVAKTVDTFGQLDILVNNAAEQHPKDNIEDISVEQLESTFKTNIFSMFHMVKAALPHLKQGSAIINTASINPYTGNAELVDYTATKGAVVAFTRSMAQQLVNRGIRVNGVAPGPIWTPLIPATFPEEEVDQFGTNTLMGRPGQPVEHVGSYVLLASDDSSYMTGQFIHVNGGLFTSS, from the coding sequence ATGAATCGCGATAATTTAATGCAAGATGGCCCTCGCAAACAAGAACAACAACGCCAGCCAGGGTTTGAATCACAAATGAATCCTTCCCCCCTTCAAGCTGATGAAGACTATCAGAGTGGAAATAAATTAAAAGGTAAAGTGGCTCTCATAACAGGCGGAGATAGCGGGATTGGTCGATCTGTAGCTATTGGTTATGCAAAAGAAGGCGCCCATGTTGCTATTTCTTACTTAGATGAGCACGAGGATGCGGAAGAAACGAAGAAGAAAGTAGAAGCAGAAGGTACTAAAGCTTTGCTACTACCTGGAGATGTTGGGGATGATGCTACATGTCGTGATATTGTAGCCAAAACGGTCGATACTTTTGGTCAACTTGATATTTTAGTAAATAATGCAGCTGAACAACATCCAAAAGATAACATTGAAGATATTTCAGTAGAACAATTAGAAAGTACATTTAAGACCAATATCTTTTCTATGTTCCATATGGTAAAAGCAGCTCTGCCACACTTAAAACAAGGGAGCGCTATTATTAATACTGCTTCTATAAATCCGTATACAGGGAACGCTGAGCTTGTTGATTATACAGCCACAAAAGGAGCTGTTGTAGCATTTACTCGCTCCATGGCTCAACAACTTGTCAACCGTGGCATACGCGTTAATGGAGTTGCACCAGGTCCAATTTGGACGCCTCTTATACCAGCCACTTTCCCTGAAGAAGAAGTAGATCAGTTTGGCACCAATACCTTAATGGGCCGTCCCGGGCAACCTGTTGAGCATGTAGGAAGCTACGTCCTTCTAGCTTCTGATGACTCATCTTATATGACTGGTCAATTTATTCATGTTAACGGAGGTTTGTTTACCTCAAGCTAA
- a CDS encoding DUF456 domain-containing protein, whose translation MDIIWWLIIVISFIFSYVGLLYPVLPSPLFLWISVLVYQFAINSNELGIWYWITMGVLTVVLLISDIIINSKAVKHYGGTKWGERMAAIGVIIGSFIFPPFGVILVPFVFVFITEYIQKEDLQEALQSSKGAIIGFLGGTLAKFIIQTFIIGWFVLNVTLF comes from the coding sequence ATGGATATTATTTGGTGGCTTATTATTGTCATTAGTTTTATTTTTAGTTATGTGGGGTTACTTTACCCTGTATTGCCGAGTCCACTATTTTTATGGATTAGTGTGCTGGTTTATCAATTTGCAATAAATAGCAATGAACTAGGTATCTGGTATTGGATAACGATGGGGGTATTAACCGTGGTGCTCCTCATTTCAGATATTATCATTAACAGTAAAGCGGTCAAACATTACGGAGGGACAAAATGGGGAGAACGAATGGCAGCTATTGGTGTGATTATCGGTTCCTTTATATTCCCTCCGTTTGGCGTCATTCTTGTGCCATTTGTATTCGTTTTTATTACTGAGTATATTCAAAAAGAAGATTTACAAGAAGCGCTTCAATCCTCTAAGGGAGCTATTATTGGATTTCTCGGAGGTACTTTGGCGAAGTTTATCATTCAAACGTTTATTATTGGGTGGTTCGTCTTAAATGTCACCCTGTTCTAA